In Luteitalea sp., the following are encoded in one genomic region:
- a CDS encoding cyclic nucleotide-binding domain-containing protein, whose amino-acid sequence MEIDPTLTTIERALLLMEVHPLQYLTSDEIATLAAHMTEVRFEVGEILAQGRDPESHGFFVVSGALEYLGGDVVVRRATRGMAVGIFGLLGIEDTGLTLRAAEDTHALAFTREDFTEFITDSPAASLGLVRALAEVILRQMRQLQHLGVPAQLEPERDTVGTSQKP is encoded by the coding sequence ATGGAGATCGATCCGACGCTGACCACGATCGAGCGGGCGCTCCTGCTGATGGAAGTGCACCCGCTCCAGTACTTGACGAGTGATGAGATCGCGACGCTTGCGGCTCACATGACCGAGGTCCGTTTCGAGGTTGGAGAGATCCTCGCTCAGGGTCGCGATCCCGAGAGCCACGGCTTCTTCGTGGTGTCAGGTGCGTTGGAGTATCTGGGTGGTGACGTGGTTGTCCGGCGCGCGACACGAGGCATGGCGGTGGGCATCTTCGGTCTCCTCGGGATCGAGGATACGGGCCTTACGTTGCGCGCCGCCGAGGATACCCACGCCCTCGCCTTCACGCGCGAGGACTTCACTGAGTTCATTACCGACAGCCCGGCCGCGTCGCTCGGTCTCGTGCGCGCACTGGCGGAGGTGATTCTCAGGCAGATGCGCCAGCTTCAGCACCTCGGCGTACCGGCGCAGCTCGAGCCAGAGCGTGACACGGTCGGAACGAGCCAGAAACCCTAG
- a CDS encoding dihydrodipicolinate synthase family protein: METSLPDLRGRLLDGLVIPAHPLALNVHRRLDERRQAALTRYYRASGAGGLAVAVHTTQFAIRDAKVGLLEPVLALAAEIAREPSVDRSPPVLVAGICGDENQATREAGLARRLGYDAGLVSLAALRDVPTHRLIAHCRAIAEIIPVFGFYLQPAVGGRLLDYEFWRAFLDIEQVVAIKVAPFNRYHTLDVVRALADSKRQEEVALYTGNDDNIVVDLLADHLVGTGDGSVRIRFAGGLLGQWAVWTKRAVELLQVIKACRAQHGSGAHQLLAQAAALTDANAALFDARHDFAGCIAGLHEILRRQGLLAGRWCLDPDEDLSPGQLEEIDRVCRAYPQLQDDDFVAAQLSEWLRC, translated from the coding sequence ATGGAAACGTCACTCCCAGATCTCCGGGGGCGCTTACTCGACGGGCTCGTGATTCCCGCGCATCCCTTGGCGCTGAACGTGCATCGTCGGCTCGACGAGCGGCGGCAGGCGGCGCTGACGCGCTACTATCGCGCGAGTGGCGCCGGCGGTCTCGCCGTAGCCGTCCACACGACGCAGTTTGCCATTCGAGACGCAAAGGTCGGCCTGCTGGAACCGGTGTTGGCGCTCGCGGCCGAGATCGCGCGCGAGCCGTCCGTCGACCGGAGTCCGCCGGTGCTCGTGGCCGGCATCTGCGGTGACGAGAACCAAGCGACCCGGGAGGCAGGTCTCGCGCGGCGGCTCGGGTACGATGCGGGGCTGGTCAGCCTGGCGGCCCTGCGTGACGTGCCGACGCACCGGCTCATCGCGCACTGCCGTGCCATCGCCGAGATCATCCCGGTCTTTGGCTTCTACCTCCAGCCGGCGGTAGGGGGTCGGCTCCTGGATTACGAGTTCTGGCGAGCGTTTCTCGACATCGAGCAGGTGGTTGCGATCAAGGTTGCTCCGTTCAACCGTTATCACACGCTGGATGTCGTTCGTGCGCTCGCCGACAGCAAGCGCCAGGAAGAGGTCGCGCTCTACACCGGCAACGATGACAACATCGTGGTCGACCTGCTCGCCGACCACCTGGTCGGGACCGGGGACGGCTCGGTGCGGATCCGGTTTGCCGGCGGTCTGCTCGGCCAGTGGGCCGTGTGGACGAAGCGCGCCGTGGAGCTGCTCCAGGTCATCAAGGCATGTCGTGCGCAGCACGGGAGCGGCGCCCATCAATTGCTGGCACAAGCCGCCGCGCTCACCGATGCGAACGCCGCCCTCTTCGACGCACGACACGATTTCGCCGGCTGCATTGCCGGGCTCCACGAAATCCTCCGGCGTCAGGGACTCCTGGCGGGTCGTTGGTGCCTCGATCCGGACGAAGATCTCTCACCCGGCCAACTGGAAGAGATCGACCGCGTCTGCCGCGCGTATCCGCAACTGCAGGACGACGATTTCGTCGCCGCACAGCTCTCCGAATGGCTCCGCTGCTAG
- a CDS encoding NAD-dependent epimerase/dehydratase family protein encodes MGLLDHLVSEEDLEDRLSTPNETDIECCRRLDGDLLVLGAGGKMGPSLVRRIVRASAAAGVSRRVIAASRFSAPGSQQELDAAGATTVVCDLLEPDSVASLPVCPNVLFLAGRKFGSTDNTALTWAINTIAPVNVARHSRSSRLVVFSTGNVYPFVPVSSGGSVETDQPAPRGEYAQSCLGRERVFEYFSDRYRTPTLLFRLNYAVDLRYGVLVDIARAIKARQPVDRTVSHLNAIWQGDASSYALRALEGCASPPRVLNVSGPETLSVTDLAAFFGKRFGTQPLLRGAPSGQALLTNASACHAWLGAPEVTADALMEAVASWLERDGRTLDKPTRFEVTDGAF; translated from the coding sequence ATGGGCTTGCTCGATCATCTCGTAAGTGAAGAAGACCTCGAGGATCGTCTCTCGACACCGAACGAGACAGATATTGAGTGTTGCCGGCGCCTCGACGGCGACCTGCTCGTCCTCGGAGCCGGCGGGAAGATGGGACCGTCGCTCGTACGGCGCATCGTCCGCGCCTCGGCGGCAGCGGGCGTCAGCCGGCGTGTGATTGCCGCCTCCCGTTTCTCGGCTCCAGGCAGCCAACAGGAGCTCGACGCCGCCGGTGCGACGACTGTCGTGTGCGATCTCCTCGAGCCGGACAGCGTGGCCAGTCTGCCCGTCTGTCCCAACGTGCTGTTTCTCGCGGGACGCAAGTTCGGGTCGACCGACAATACGGCACTGACGTGGGCCATCAACACGATTGCTCCAGTTAACGTGGCGCGGCACTCTCGCAGTTCGCGCCTCGTCGTGTTCTCGACCGGGAACGTCTATCCGTTCGTGCCGGTCTCCTCCGGCGGCTCGGTCGAAACGGACCAGCCGGCGCCGCGTGGCGAATATGCGCAGTCCTGCCTCGGCCGAGAGCGCGTGTTCGAGTACTTCTCGGATCGCTACCGCACACCAACGCTCCTCTTTCGGTTGAACTATGCGGTCGACCTTCGGTACGGCGTGCTCGTCGACATCGCCCGCGCGATCAAGGCGCGCCAACCAGTGGATCGCACGGTGAGCCATCTGAACGCAATTTGGCAAGGCGATGCGAGCTCGTACGCGTTACGGGCCTTGGAGGGATGCGCCTCGCCGCCGCGCGTGTTGAACGTCAGCGGACCAGAAACGCTGTCCGTGACGGACCTTGCCGCGTTCTTCGGCAAGCGGTTTGGCACGCAGCCTCTCCTTCGCGGCGCCCCATCTGGACAAGCGCTCCTCACGAACGCGAGCGCCTGCCACGCATGGCTCGGCGCACCAGAGGTCACTGCCGACGCGCTGATGGAGGCCGTTGCCTCATGGCTCGAGCGGGATGGCCGAACACTCGACAAGCCGACCCGCTTCGAGGTGACCGACGGAGCGTTCTAG